From a region of the Triticum aestivum cultivar Chinese Spring chromosome 7D, IWGSC CS RefSeq v2.1, whole genome shotgun sequence genome:
- the LOC123167539 gene encoding DNA topoisomerase 1 beta, whose amino-acid sequence MSVVNHPFYDNDNDDDDTPLSFKRSSTSRPPPSKQEGSSANITYVRSPKGVASNQQRNGINGASRSPLPPKPQSTSSNPRPSGSVQPNSSVERSQKSNTVDKSKMRRPHVQGDKSDDSDDDKPLAFRKKPDMKLKKVDTGGENAYGSEDDHKPLGMNINSAKVASNNSTNKTVLLKTAPLKTLQPDDDSDDDHKPLVQRFNPAKGASNNSTSKPVLFKAAPKIVQSDDDSEDEKPLASRLPTNAAPKSRASTSDSEDEKPLSARFSRGTAGTSASISNSKDKLPSNNKGPSINSSAPRNSVKRPSDNNNNQTSSALKKAKSSDASASGSVKRESKVDDNNSVPVERKLTPGESSKSKPPVKNIVKKSPLSVKKDNKKFKTKTKKTMKSSQFSKSLRVPPGSGGGKKWSTLEHNGVIFPPPYNPHGVKMLYNGQPVELTPEEEEVATMFAVMKDTEYAAKKTFIDNFFGDWKKILGKNHIIKKFELCDFTPIYEWHLREKEKKKQMTSEERKALREEKLKQEEKYMWAVVDGVREKVGNFRVEPPGLFRGRGEHPKMGKLKRRIRPSDITINIGKGTPVPECPIEGESWKEVKHDNTVTWLAFWNDPISQKDFKYVFLAASSSLKGQSDKEKYEKSRKLKDHIHNIRVNYTKDFNSKDVSKKQIAVATYLIDKLALRAGNEKDDDEADTVGCCTLKVDNVTCVPPNKLQFDFLGKDSIRYFNTVEVELPVYNAIEEFRTGKKDGDAVFDQLDTTKLNHHLKDLMPGLTAKVFRTYNASITLDAILHEETEDGTLLEKIAVYQRANKEVAIICNHQRAVSKSHDTQMTKLNEKIDELKAQINELNKDLGKVKRGKPLGNGADGKPKRALAPEAIEKKISQIETKVEKMEMDKKTKEDLKTVALGTSKINYLDPRITVAWCKTHEVPIEKIFSKTILAKFGWAMDVEPDFRF is encoded by the exons ATGTCTGTCGTCAATCATCCATTCTATGACAatgacaacgacgatgacgatACCCCGCTATCCTTCAAGAGGTCGTCAACCAGCAGGCCGCCCCCCTCAAAGCAGGAAGGCTCATCAGCAAATATCACTTATGTTAGGAGCCCTAAAGGTGTGGCCTCGAATCAGCAGAGGAATGGGATTAATGGCGCTTCCAGGTCGCCGCTGCCACCGAAGCCACAGTCGACCAGCTCAAACCCTCGGCCTTCAGGGTCTGTTCAGCCAAACAGTTCTGTAGAACGTAGTCAAAAGAGTAACACAGTGGATAAGAGTAAAATGAGAAGACCTCATGTCCAAGGTGACAAGTCAGATGATTCAGATGATGACAAGCCACTTGCATTTAGGAAAAAGCCTGACATGAAATTAAAGAAAGTCGACACAGGGGGTGAGAATGCTTATGGTTCAGAAGATGATCATAAGCCACTTGGTATGAATATCAACTCAGCAAAAGTGGCTTCTAATAATAGCACAAATAAGACCGTTTTGTTGAAGACTGCACCACTTAAGACTCTGCAACCTGATGATGATTCAGATGATGATCATAAGCCACTTGTTCAGAGGTTCAACCCAGCAAAAGGGGCTTCTAATAATAGCACAAGTAAGCCCGTTTTATTTAAGGCTGCACCTAAGATTGTGCAATCTGATGATGATTCAGAGGATGAGAAACCACTTGCCAGCAGGTTACCCACTAATGCTGCTCCAAAAAGTAGAGCTAGCACCTCTGATTCAGAGGATGAGAAGCCACTGTCTGCCCGATTTTCAAGAGGTACTGCAGGTACATCTGCGAGTATCTCAAATTCCAAGGACAAGCTCCCGTCTAACAACAAGGGGCCAAGCATTAATTCGAGCGCTCCCCGGAATTCAGTTAAAAGGCCAAGTGACAATAACAATAATCAAACAAGTTCAGCTCTTAAGAAGGCCAAATCTTCTGATGCTTCTGCCTCAGGAAGTGTCAAAAGAGAATCCAAGGTTGATGACAATAACAGTGTACCCGTCGAAAGAAAACTGACACCGGGGGAGTCTTCAAAAAGCAAGCCACCTGTAAAGAATATTGTAAAGAAGAGTCCTTTATCCGTTAAGAAGGACAATAAGAaattcaaaacaaaaacaaagaaaacaatgaAAAGTTCCCAGTTCTCAAAATCACTGAGGGTGCCTCCAGGATCTGGCGGTGGAAAGAAATGGTCTACTTTGGAGCACAATGGTGTTATTTTCCCCCCTCCATACAATCCCCATGGTGTCAAAATGCTTTACAATGGGCAACCTGTTGAGCTGACTCCAGAAGAGGAGGAG GTTGCAACCATGTTTGCTGTGATGAAAGACACGGAGTACGCAGCAAAGAAAACATTTATCGACAACTTTTTTGGTGACTGGAAAAAAATTCTTGGTAAAAACCATATCATCAAAAAATTTGAGCTTTGTGACTTCACCCCTATTTATGAATGGCACCTCagagagaaggagaagaagaaacagATGACATCGGAG GAGAGGAAAGCATTGCGGGAAGAGAAATTGAAACAAGAGGAGAAGTATATGTGGGCTGTTGTTGATGGTGTTAGAGAGAAG GTTGGCAATTTCAGAGTGGAACCACCAGGCTTGTTCAGGGGACGAGGAGAGCATCCTAAG ATGGGAAAACTTAAGAGACGTATTCGTCCAAGTGATATTACAATAAACATTGGAAAAGGCACTCCAGTCCCAGAGTGTCCAATAGAGGGAGAAAG CTGGAAAGAAGTCAAACATGACAATACTGTTACATGGTTGGCCTTTTGGAATGACCCGATTAGCCAAAAAGATTTCAAGTATGTTTTCTTGGCAGCAAGCAGCTCACTAAAGGGACAGAGTGACAAGGAGAAATATGAGAAGTCCCGAAAATTGAAG GATCACATACACAACATTCGTGTAAATTACACAAAGGATTTCAATAGCAAAGATGTCTCCAAGAAGCAAATTGCAGTGGCAACATACCTCATAGATAAACTAGCCCTTAGGGCTGGTAATGAGAAG gatgatgatgaggctgatacTGTTGGTTGTTGTACGCTGAAGGTTGATAATGTTACCTGCGTGCCTCCAAATAAGCTTCAG TTTGACTTCCTTGGTAAAGATTCTATAAGATATTTCAACACTGTAGAGGTTGAATTACCTGTATACAATGCGATTGAGGAATTCCGTACTG GCAAAAAGGATGGAGATGCTGTCTTTGACCAGCTTGATACAACGAAACTAAATCATCACCTGAAGGACTTGATGCCTGGCCTTACTGCGAAAGTGTTCCGTACATATAATGCTTCGATTACCTTGGATGCTATC TTGCACGAAGAAACAGAAGATGGAACCCTTCTTGAAAAGATTGCTGTCTATCAACGAGCAAACAAAGAG GTTGCTATAATTTGTAACCATCAGCGTGCTGTGTCAAAGTCACACGATACCCAGATGACTAAGCTGAATGAAAAGATTGATGAATTAAAG GCCCAGATAAATGAGCTGAACAAAGATTTGGGCAAAGTGAAGAGAGGAAAGCCTCTAGGCAACGGTGCAGATGGGAAGCCAAAGAGAGCTTTGGCACCTGAAGC GATTGAGAAGAAGATCTCTCAGATAGAAACCAAGGTAGAGAAAATGGAGATGGATAAGAAGACGAAAGAGGATTTGAAGACGGTAGCATTAGGGACATCAAAGATCAACTACCTTGACCCTAGAATTACGGTAGCATGGTGCAAAACCCATGAAGTCCCTATTGAGAAG ATTTTCAGCAAGACAATTCTTGCAAAGTTTGGATGGGCAATGGACGTCGAGCCGGATTTCAGATTCTAA